From the genome of Terriglobales bacterium, one region includes:
- a CDS encoding PASTA domain-containing protein: MKSILRLFLQVLILLTVALVASLVTMRLAIHGREVTVPKVVGLSVRQAEDAAAAQGLQVDVENRFYSSDVPEGRIVSQLPPAGTLVRRGWRLRVARSLGPQRAVIPDLIGQSGRAAEMNARRRGMEVGATVVAHIPGLPPDQVVAQSPPPNAVGVATPKINLLVTAGAEEQSYIMPDFVGHHLAEASSAIEQAGLRLGNVTDVDAPGAHSLILRQSPPSGQRVTPGTVVTFEIAR; encoded by the coding sequence ATGAAAAGCATTCTTCGGCTCTTCCTGCAAGTGCTGATCCTGCTGACGGTGGCGCTGGTGGCCTCGCTGGTCACCATGCGCCTGGCCATCCACGGGCGTGAAGTGACCGTCCCCAAGGTGGTGGGGCTGTCGGTGCGCCAGGCGGAGGACGCTGCCGCCGCGCAGGGCCTGCAGGTGGACGTGGAAAACCGCTTCTATAGCTCCGACGTTCCCGAGGGACGCATCGTCTCCCAGCTTCCGCCGGCGGGGACGCTGGTGCGCCGAGGGTGGCGGTTGCGCGTGGCCCGCAGCCTGGGACCGCAGCGCGCGGTGATCCCCGACCTCATCGGCCAAAGCGGCCGCGCCGCGGAGATGAACGCGCGCCGCCGCGGTATGGAGGTGGGCGCCACGGTCGTCGCCCACATCCCTGGCCTGCCGCCCGACCAGGTGGTGGCCCAGAGCCCGCCGCCTAACGCCGTGGGCGTGGCCACGCCCAAGATCAACCTGCTGGTCACCGCCGGCGCCGAGGAGCAGAGCTACATCATGCCCGACTTTGTCGGCCACCACCTGGCGGAGGCCAGCTCCGCCATCGAGCAGGCCGGACTGCGCCTGGGCAACGTCACCGACGTCGACGCTCCCGGCGCCCACTCCCTCATCCTGCGCCAGTCGCCGCCCTCCGGGCAGCGCGTCACGCCCGGTACTGTGGTGACGTTCGAGATCGCGCGCTGA